The following proteins come from a genomic window of Montipora capricornis isolate CH-2021 chromosome 9, ASM3666992v2, whole genome shotgun sequence:
- the LOC138015999 gene encoding uncharacterized protein codes for MAAGRFPYGYSALHTAVISRNLKAVEVLTTQTDSAVRCDLDSKDSMGFSALHLATLQGNKHQVEMLLKAGCDVNSRTNEGMTSLHICSERIDAEDILLTLATETCDVNARNKLGRTALHLAAKHGNTENLKRLLDAGCNRTIKDKLGFTAVGLAFKFNHKGSAEILLHYKPKKNRWSSSESCLDGNESEPVKRGNQEKLLSKAQSFPGVNTSCKKASSMLKKKNRSEVILKLLERAARGKASNFRTPHLILAMLTVKRNRLDGMIISKRTHFLESVFEREVLSSFLDSSSLTSSSLVLFRCVVSLDDRLTQLCLCNFAKSVFKKRDSNTLALDFLSKLLRNLKSSILHYGSWRLTLNSIQYQGQRSSWVFIIPKLTRKENKPDDFRDFAQMLTDAFGCLSDRGISQKITDYDFETKIELDQDQSVLDSLEENYTLDHSSQKCKFVASYMYKLEDCLRILELMINMSSTAASFAGDLLEFCLENPVVFIRCLTYRDSIFCAMLNKSLTEDNNWTADKFARLFLQVSVGLSSEHRLLYKCASVVMKQGIAHCDSASLGTCILVRMGLLKGEYDISSVVDLKGPLLALEHVFTADYFPRNLAAIFASFLCKSSPKLFGLDQLRLRALKSAVSKEVLPTSWQEAESDAGRSFKRICDVMALEEDWELLFECADELFANIFETLNCNVMRVSESLLIYLGLLKSESCIEIVRSFKCAVNLLNHMAKQSYFSSESRAVFLCFFQKSNSSLYACSAEIDALLRTIRNIKAGL; via the exons ATGGCGGCGGGAAGATTCCCATATGGATATTCTGCTCTTCATACTGCCGTTATCTCAAGGAATCTAAAGGCTGTTGAAGTTTTGACAACGCAAACAGACTCGGCTGTCAGATGCGACCTTGATTCGAAAGATTCCATGGGCTTCAGTGCCCTTCATCTAGCCACACTGCAGGGAAACAAACACCAAGTTGAAATGTTGCTGAAAGCGGGATGCGACGTTAACAGCCGGACAAAT GAAGGGATGACCTCACTGCACATCTGCAGTGAGCGCATCGACGCTGAAGACATTTTGCTTACCCTAGCGACTGAAACATGCGACGTTAATGCGCGGAACAAACTGGGAAGAACTGCACTTCATCTGGCAGCCAAACACGGAAACACTGAGAACTTGAAAAGACTCCTCGATGCTGGCTGCAACAGAACTATTAAAGACAAACTTGGGTTCACCGCAGTTGGGCTAGCTTTCAAGTTTAACCACAAAGGAAGCGCAGAGATTTTACTGCattataaaccaaagaaaaatcGATGGTCCTCCAGCGAGAGCTGTTTGGATGGAAACGAAAGTGAACCAGTTAAAAGaggaaatcaagaaaaattgCTGTCAAAAGCACAGAGTTTTCCTGGTGTTAACACTTCATGCAAGAAGGCATCTTCAatgctgaaaaagaaaaatcgcAGCGAGGTAATCTTGAAACTTTTAGAAAGAGCGGCTAGAGGGAAAGCATCGAATTTTCGAACTCCCCATCTAATACTCGCCATGCTTACCGTCAAGAGAAACAGGTTAGACGGCATGATCATTTCGAAGCGAACGCATTTCCTCGAGTCTGTATTTGAGAGAGAAGTGTTGTCTTCGTTTCTGGACTCTTCTTCGCTTACGTCATCTAGCTTGGTTCTTTTCCGCTGTGTTGTATCTTTGGATGACAGATTAACACAGCTGTGCCTTTGTAACTttgcaaaatccgttttcaagAAGCGAGATTCGAACACCTTGGCGTTGGACTTTTTGTCGAAGCTGCTACGAAATTTGAAAAGCTCCATTCTACATTACGGTTCCTGGCGTCTCACGCTAAATTCTATCCAATATCAGGGTCAGAGATCCTCTTGGGTTTTTATCATTCCCAAACTtacaagaaaggaaaacaaacctGATGACTTCAGAGATTTCGCGCAAATGTTGACAGACGCTTTCGGGTGTCTGAGTGATAGAggaatttcacaaaaaattaccgactacgattttgaaacaaaaattgaactCGATCAAGACCAGTCTGTCTTAGATTCTTTGGAGGAAAATTACACGTTGGACCACAGTAGTCAAAAATGCAAGTTTGTTGCTTCATATATGTACAAACTGGAAGACTGTCTCAGGATTTTAGAACTCATGATCAATATGAGTAGTACCGCTGCATCATTTGCTGGCGATTTACTAGAATTTTGTTTGGAGAATCCAGTTGTCTTCATCCGTTGTCTAACGTACCGAGATTCCATATTCTGTGCGATGCTAAACAAATCTCTTACAGAAGACAACAACTGGACGGCGGACAAATTTGCAAGGCTTTTCCTACAAGTCTCCGTTGGCTTATCGTCTGAACACCGGCTGTTGTATAAATGCGCAAGCGTGGTTATGAAGCAAGGCATTGCGCATTGTGATTCGGCATCCCTTGGAACTTGTATCTTAGTGCGTATGGGGCTTCTAAAAGGGGAATACGACATAAGTTCGGTAGTAGATCTCAAAGGACCCCTTTTGGCCCTAGAGCACGTATTTACAGCTGACTATTTTCCGAGAAACCTTGCCGCAATCTTTGCGTCTTTTCTTTGCAAATCAAGCCCCAAACTATTTGGATTGGACCAGTTGCGCCTTCGAGCTCTTAAGTCTGCGGTTAGCAAGGAAGTCCTTCCTACCTCATGGCAGGAAGCTGAAAGTGACGCTGGAAGGAGCTTCAAACGGATATGTGATGTCATGGCACTCGAAGAAGATTGGGAACTTCTTTTCGAATGCGCTGATGAACTGTTCGCGAACATTTTTGAAACACTCAATTGCAACGTGATGCGTGTAAGTGAAAGTCTCCTGATTTATCTTGGGTTATTGAAGAGTGAATCGTGCATAGAAATTGTCCGGAGTTTCAAGTGTGCCGTAAACCTTCTTAACCATATGGCCAAGCAAAGTTACTTTTCATCTGAATCAAGAGCCGTGTTTTTATGCTTCTTTCAAAAGTCCAATTCTTCTCTGTACGCATGCTCCGCGGAGATTGACGCTCTTCTAAGAACAATACGAAACATCAAAGCTGGTCTGTAA
- the LOC138015439 gene encoding uncharacterized protein: protein MKRKELLLMTFVMLQIVSKLQGCPVNFTVEVTDFDNVFDEKIDIDIKKKTVTFHVPQSGDLVEAEIINDFRKDLTMTVLPGQQKCYLSTLDPDLLSPRKLIRAFNRRRFVCIDSANAKSVNVTMVTGERFQRRSRLPRAMKKACRKLPIFHAEEVEVSSFTTPGDLHRRSCTGDVCNKYLTCSNTCPGDCNTCKRSEICPEACG, encoded by the exons ATGAAGAGAAAGGAGCTTCTTTTGATGACATTCGTGATGTTACAAATTGTCTCGAAGTTGCAA GGATGCCCGGTGAATTTCACAGTTGAAGTGACTGattttgacaacgtttttgATGAGAAAATCGACATCGACATAAAGAAAAAGACCGTAACATTCCACGTTCCTCAAAGTGGAGATTTGGTTGAGGCTGAAATCATTAACGATTTTCGCAAG GACTTAACAATGACCGTTTTGCCAGGACAACAAAAGTGTTACCTTTCAACGCTGGATCCAGATTTGCTGAGCCCCAGGAAGTTGATAAGGGCCTTTAACAGG AGGAGATTTGTTTGCATTGATTCCGCAAATGCCAAGTCTGTCAACGTCACCATGGTGACAGGGGAGCGGTTTCAAAGAAGATCTCGTCTTCCTCGTGCCATGAAAAAAGCCTGCAGAAAGTTGCCAATTTTTCACGCCGAAGAAGTGGAGGTATCATCATTCACTACACcag GTGACCTTCATCGACGGTCCTGCACTGGGGATGTTTGCAATAAATACCTCACTTGTTCCAATACGTGTCCAGGGGACTGTAACACGTGTAAAAGATCAGAAATTTGTCCTGAAGCTTGCGGTTGA